Proteins from one Thermomicrobiales bacterium genomic window:
- a CDS encoding ROK family protein, which produces MAGELAVGVDFGGTKLLAAVVDVSTGEILSSSKKKTNPDDDAKALMERIYSGIDDALDTAGLKKKSAIKGIGVGIAGQINTAKGILLGAPNLSQATVNLPIADMLEDRYKVRAALLNDVQVAALGEGTFGAGKGCADFFCVFVGTGVGGAIVHDGRLYTGATGTAGEVGHLIIHANGRHCGCGGRGHLEAYASRTAITRTILGELKRGRKSVLTKLEPSLADSDGDGSALRSGLLAKAMKENDPLVTETLTEAGTDLGLGLASVINLLNPSRIIMGGGVIEAVDYLFEVASQRAVRESLPTAAKSTEIVRAKLGDNAGIVGAAIHGAG; this is translated from the coding sequence ATGGCAGGTGAGCTCGCGGTTGGTGTCGACTTTGGCGGAACCAAGCTGCTCGCGGCGGTGGTCGATGTCTCGACCGGAGAGATCCTCAGTTCATCGAAGAAGAAGACCAATCCTGACGACGACGCCAAAGCGCTGATGGAGCGCATCTACAGCGGAATCGACGACGCGCTCGACACCGCCGGACTCAAGAAGAAGTCAGCAATCAAGGGAATTGGCGTCGGGATCGCTGGGCAGATCAATACCGCAAAGGGAATTCTGCTGGGGGCGCCCAATCTCAGCCAGGCAACCGTCAATCTCCCCATCGCAGATATGCTCGAAGATCGGTACAAGGTGCGGGCCGCGCTTCTCAACGATGTGCAAGTGGCCGCGCTGGGTGAAGGAACGTTCGGCGCCGGCAAGGGATGCGCCGACTTCTTCTGCGTCTTCGTCGGAACCGGCGTGGGCGGCGCGATCGTGCACGACGGTCGACTCTACACAGGCGCAACCGGCACTGCCGGCGAAGTCGGGCACCTGATCATCCATGCCAATGGCCGGCACTGCGGTTGCGGTGGGCGTGGTCATCTGGAGGCGTACGCATCGCGCACCGCAATCACTCGGACTATCCTGGGCGAATTGAAACGTGGCCGAAAATCGGTGCTGACCAAGCTGGAGCCATCGTTGGCCGATTCGGACGGGGATGGCAGCGCGCTGCGCTCGGGGCTGCTCGCCAAGGCGATGAAGGAAAACGACCCGTTGGTCACTGAGACGTTGACGGAAGCCGGAACAGACCTGGGACTCGGGCTTGCCTCGGTCATCAATCTCCTCAACCCGTCGCGCATCATCATGGGTGGCGGCGTGATCGAGGCGGTCGACTACCTCTTCGAGGTCGCGTCGCAACGCGCCGTCCGGGAATCACTGCCAACAGCAGCCAAGTCGACCGAAATCGTGCGCGCCAAACTGGGTGACAACGCCGGTATCGTCGGCGCCGCCATCCACGGAGCGGGATAG
- the dapF gene encoding diaminopimelate epimerase, with protein sequence MTAHDLAIRLPIEFMKLHGSGNDFVVIDNRSAVVPERELHRFSTLVTRRATSIGADGVVFIEPASEPGADFLWRYFNADGSEGEMCGNGAMCGARFAELIGAAGPEMAFSTMSGVVRARVDADTGLVALAMPDTGPVEPSRIVEVDGIDYELFPIQVGVPHAVLYVKDADAFGSRADLERIGQQIRRSEAFMPAGVNVNVVSHLGGNRLRMRTYERGVEAETLACGTGGVASAVVSAQRGLVRSPVEVITSSGMPLVASFDLGENGARTVALQGQTRIVMSGEIRPDALAR encoded by the coding sequence ATGACCGCACACGATTTGGCGATACGCTTGCCGATCGAATTCATGAAGCTGCACGGGTCGGGCAATGACTTCGTCGTGATCGACAATCGCTCCGCCGTAGTGCCCGAGCGCGAGCTGCATCGCTTCAGCACGCTCGTCACGCGCCGGGCGACCTCGATCGGTGCGGATGGCGTGGTGTTCATCGAGCCCGCGTCCGAACCCGGCGCCGATTTCCTTTGGCGATACTTCAACGCCGATGGGTCCGAAGGCGAGATGTGCGGCAACGGCGCCATGTGCGGAGCGCGGTTCGCTGAGCTCATTGGCGCGGCGGGACCGGAAATGGCGTTTTCCACGATGAGCGGTGTCGTGCGAGCTCGAGTCGACGCGGACACTGGCCTGGTCGCGCTGGCCATGCCTGATACCGGCCCGGTCGAGCCCTCCCGGATCGTCGAGGTCGATGGGATCGACTACGAACTCTTTCCCATCCAGGTCGGCGTGCCCCATGCGGTGCTCTATGTCAAAGATGCGGACGCGTTCGGAAGCCGCGCCGATCTGGAGCGAATTGGTCAACAGATTCGCCGGTCGGAGGCCTTCATGCCAGCGGGCGTCAACGTGAATGTCGTTTCGCATCTTGGTGGAAATCGATTGCGGATGCGCACCTATGAACGCGGTGTGGAGGCGGAAACGCTTGCCTGCGGCACCGGCGGGGTGGCGAGCGCGGTGGTCAGCGCCCAGCGCGGGTTGGTGCGGTCGCCGGTAGAGGTCATCACCTCCAGCGGGATGCCACTGGTCGCCAGCTTCGACCTGGGAGAGAATGGGGCGCGTACGGTCGCCCTGCAGGGGCAGACCAGGATCGTCATGAGCGGTGAAATCCGACCCGACGCGCTGGCGCGCTGA
- a CDS encoding NYN domain-containing protein — protein MSDQTPLGVQAAEVAAFVDFENIRYSTINAFGREPDPIVWRDKALSYGLMAVARAYADFDQHPQQSRNRLDVAGFEAQHYPAKRTTDQHGREKIVSRSDLNFALDIINTALARPDIKTFLLFTGDKDFIRVVTTLRNRLGRRVVICGVPGSISPDLVAAAGEEDEILMPDSPDIDIEVIQAVDRYVRQLHDGFVPTQSHMSRTLWRFLDRSVLPSEHIEAKVMEFLRKGILTKRQTLNGQNQELVTTELNAEHPLVQQALPGFPNHQPVDLDPSSTNGISHAERPDSDARLTTEQFR, from the coding sequence ATGTCTGATCAAACACCCCTCGGCGTGCAGGCGGCAGAGGTCGCCGCGTTCGTCGACTTCGAAAACATCCGCTACTCGACAATCAACGCGTTCGGGCGTGAGCCAGATCCCATTGTCTGGCGTGACAAAGCGCTCAGCTACGGTCTGATGGCAGTTGCGCGCGCCTATGCCGATTTCGACCAGCATCCCCAACAAAGCCGCAATCGGCTCGACGTCGCCGGGTTCGAAGCGCAGCACTATCCCGCCAAACGCACGACCGATCAGCACGGTCGTGAGAAGATCGTCTCTCGTTCCGACCTGAACTTCGCGCTCGACATCATCAACACTGCCTTGGCGCGACCCGATATCAAGACCTTCCTCCTCTTCACCGGCGACAAGGATTTCATCCGCGTCGTGACCACGCTGCGCAATCGGTTGGGCCGGCGGGTGGTGATCTGCGGTGTGCCCGGGTCGATCAGTCCCGACCTGGTGGCTGCCGCCGGCGAGGAAGACGAGATTCTGATGCCGGATTCGCCGGACATCGACATCGAGGTCATTCAGGCAGTCGACCGATATGTCCGGCAGCTCCATGATGGTTTCGTTCCCACGCAAAGCCACATGAGCCGGACGCTGTGGCGATTCCTCGATCGCAGCGTGCTCCCGTCAGAACACATCGAAGCCAAGGTCATGGAGTTCCTGCGCAAGGGAATCCTGACCAAACGGCAAACCCTCAACGGACAAAACCAGGAACTGGTCACAACCGAGCTCAATGCCGAGCATCCGCTCGTGCAACAGGCGCTTCCGGGGTTCCCCAATCATCAGCCGGTCGACCTCGATCCATCCTCGACCAACGGAATTTCGCACGCCGAGCGCCCAGATAGCGACGCGCGTTTGACGACCGAGCAGTTTCGCTGA